The DNA region GCCCTTAAACAAAACTGGAGTGTTTAGCGCCCGTGAAGGACTTGCGAAGCGCTACCTGGCTGCCGCCTCAATCTCCGCCCATTCTGCATCGCTCAGCTTTACGTTGGCGGCGGCAACATTCTCTTCCAGATGCTGGACCGAAGACGTCCCCGGAATCGGCAGCATCACCGGCGAGCGGTGCAGTAGCCAGGCCAGCGACAACTGCGATACGGTTGCTCCATTCTTCTTCGCCGCGGCGTCGAGCTTGCCGCCCGGCTGCGCCAGCTTACCCGCGGCCACGGGGAACCATGGAATGAACGCGAGGCCATGCTTCTCGCAATATTCCAGAACATCCTCGTGTTTGCGGTCACCGATGTTGTATTGGTTCTGCACGCTGACGATTTTGACGACCTTCTGCGCCTGCTCAATCTCGTGCGGCTTCACCTCGCTGAGGCCAACGTGCCGGATCTTGCCTTCCTTCTGGAGCTTCGCAATCTCACCCAGCGAATCCTCTACCGGGGTCTGCGGATCGATGCGGTGCAGTTGCCAGAGATCGATTCTCTCGACCTTCAGATGGCGCAGGCTTAACTCTACTTCCTGCCGCAGATAGGCGGGCCGTCCCACGGGCTCCCACTTGTTGGGGCCAGTCCTTACCAAGCCTCCCTTGGTGGCGATGACGACACCTTTTGCATACGGAGCCAGCGCTTCGCCGATGAGCCGCTCGCTGACGCCAGGTCCATAGGCATCGGCGGTGTCGATGAAGTTGACGCCAAGCTCGACGGCGCGGCGCAGCACCTTTTTGGCGCCCTCGACGTCTTTGGGCTCGCCCCAGATACCCTCGCCGGTTATCCGCATCGCGCCATAACCCAGACGGTTGACGGTCAAATCGCCGCCAATCGCAAACGTCCCGCTCGCCGCTGCATTTACAGTTGTCATGCGAATTTGGATGCGCGGCAATCCAGAATGGTGCATCGCAGCGCAAACGACCTTTCGAAGCGCCATACAGATGCGCAAAGTTATTGCACGGATTCTGCTTTGGGCCTGCCTAGCCGCATATTGAACCCGATGATGCCGCCCCAGACATTGATCCCATTGTCGAGGTACTTCGGCTCGGACATATAGAGGTTCGAAACATGCATGTAGGTGGGGCCGAACGCCATGCTGTAGCGGGGGCTGAAGTTGTACCGGACGCCGCTGCCGAGCATGAGAGTAAAGGTGAAGTCCTGTCCCTGCGCCCACTGCACACCATGGGGTTCCTTCGCGTTGATGAACCCTGCGCCCATTCGGTACTCAAAGTAGGGGGCCGTCCTCCGGTTACGGTAGACAAAATTGCGCCGCACTCCCAGATCGAAGGCTTCATAATGCGTCTCCGGGCCCCTTGGAATCGCGGTGATCGACAGGGAGGCCGTCAGGTCGGTATTGCCGCGCAGAATCCCCGGGCCTCGAATGGAGCCCATGTGCCATCGCAGCGAAGGAAAGATGGGCACCAGAGTGTAGTGCAGGGGCTTTTGCGTGTAATTGTCGCCCTCAAAAACGTCGAAGACAAAAGGAATGTTGATGGGAAGCACTCCCGTTTCGAACGAGAGCTCGAGCTTGTTTCTGTAGTAGATGTTGGTGTTGAAATCGGCCGGTTGCGCCGGTTGATAAACCCGTGTAACTGCACTGGAGGGCAGGACCATCGAATTCTGGCCCATTGAGAGAGCGGGTTGCATCAGGCATGCCAGGAACAGAATCGATAACTTCACGTCTCGTCCTTACAAAGAAAGATACCTGCGGAGAAGAACCCCTCGTCCCGGCAAACCCAGGAGTTCCAAGTAAGATGCGGTTTCTCTTCGATCTGGCTGAGAAGAGTTTCCGTGGGTCCCGACGGCGGCGAACCCTGTGAAAAACGCGTCCCATCAGGTATACTCAGAGATTGTTGCAACAGCCTAAAAGTTTGAGCAGGAATCGATCCTGCCGCAGGAGTTTTTTGTCATGCCGAAGCGTACCTTTCAACCCAACCGCCGCCACCGCGCGAAGACCCACGGCTTTCTCACCCGCATGAAGACCAAGGCAGGTGCAGCCGTTCTCAGCCGCCGCCGCGCCAAGGGCCGCCACAAGATCGCCGTCAGCGCCGGTTTCCGCGACTAGTCTTCGTACCTGTTTCTGCGTTTCGACCCACTGCGCGTCCTCTTGACGGGAGACGCGCAGTTTTGTCGTGCTTAAAATTCCTGCGGTTTTTGGGCAACCCCACGCGCATCGGGGCATCCAAACTGTGCATATCGGCTCCGCGTACGCGTAAGAAGAGCGCCTGCCGGTAGTCAGGAGATGCACACCATGGATAAGCAGCAAAATCAACCGCGCCAAGATATGCCGGCCAAGGGTGGTCAGCAGTCTCAGAGCGGACAGCAGACAAAAGGCGGTCAATCCGGACAGCAGGGCACGCGCATGCCACCCCCATCCAAGGGCGGGCAGTCCGGCAATAAATAGAAATCATCTCCCCCTAGCGCGAAGCCCGCCCACTGCGGCGGGCTTTGCTGTGTCTGGAGCGGCGTCCACCGTCTAGAATCAAGGAGTGCAGCCCCATTCTCTACCCGCGAGCGGACCGATTCAAGCGAAAGCCGCCACCACCTTTCGGCTGCGGAAACACGCCGACTACCAGCGCGTTTATAAAGCCAGCCGCAAGCAGTTCAGTAAGCAGATGAGCTACTTCTTCAGTCTCCGGCCGCCGCTCGGACCGGACGGCAGGCCCTTGCGCAACGCTGAGGCCGATACTCCTCGCGTGGGCCTCACTGTGGGTAAGGTGATGGGCAAGGCGGTCGATCGCAACCGCATCAAGCGCCGCATGCGGGAGGCCGTTCGCAAGAATCTGGCTGCTCTCAACGCTCCGGTCGACGTGATCCTGCACCCGCGGCGCAGCGTCATCGACCTCGAATTCGCTGCTCTTGACCGCGAGGTAGCCAACGTCTTCCGCGCCATCCAAAAGGCGATCCAAAAACAGGGTGAAGGCTCAACGCCGATCCCCGCCGATCAAAAGCTATAAGCACTCCGTCTCGCCCGAAGGCGACTCTTTCACCTGCGTGACTTCCCATAAGCCGACTTATCGTGACCAATCCGATGTCAGTGAGTGCATTGGCGATTTTGCGCTCATCGAGATCACAACTGACGAGAAGGGCGTTTCACAGGACTAATGTTCTGAGTTTGGCCAAATTTCCTTGCTCGATAAGTGCATCGCCCTGTTAGCAATATTTGAACGGTCGGCCACTTGTCGGGAAAGCCGACTATTCGGCCAGGTGGGCAGGGGAAACAGTGTCGTCAAAGGGCATAATGGGCGATTGGAAGTAGCCCTTGCCCTCTTAAAGCACAGCGAGAGAGATACCTCATCCACTGGAAGTTGGATCCAGCGAATGGCACATGAGATATTCCGTCCGATCCAAATATCGCGATACCCGAGTGCATCTGGATAGTAGTTGAGGTGGGCGCGGAGGCTGACAACCAGTAACGGCTACTTTGAACTCAAATAGTGGTCGATATAGTTTGTGATGCGTTCCACATGATTATGACGAAAGGTACCACAACGATCTTCGTAGAGAAGAAGATCGAAGGCGTGATGCGGACAACCTCCCATGCAGACAGGAAGAGCGATGCACTTTCGGCACTCTTGGTTCCGAAATGGCGAGTAATCGAGCCATTTACGAACATTACTATTGAGGTCCCAATGGTCTTTAATGTTTCCGATAACTTCACTGGAAGTACCAACCGACTCATAACATTTATAAAGCTCGCCTTCGCTCCCAATGACCAAGTCGATGCTTCTAACCGCGGTACATGGTGCGCCTCTCGGCGTCGGCAACGAGAGCTTGGAAAATCCATATTTCGCGGCGATTCCCGAGAATCTCAGCTCTTCAACCGAAAATTCCTTGCGACTCAGGCAGCGAGGACTGTATGAAGCAGAAGGAGCGGCTGCATTATCAGTTATTCCGGTGAGGTGACCGACGTATACGCCGATCTTCCCAGAGAG from Edaphobacter paludis includes:
- a CDS encoding aldo/keto reductase; the encoded protein is MTTVNAAASGTFAIGGDLTVNRLGYGAMRITGEGIWGEPKDVEGAKKVLRRAVELGVNFIDTADAYGPGVSERLIGEALAPYAKGVVIATKGGLVRTGPNKWEPVGRPAYLRQEVELSLRHLKVERIDLWQLHRIDPQTPVEDSLGEIAKLQKEGKIRHVGLSEVKPHEIEQAQKVVKIVSVQNQYNIGDRKHEDVLEYCEKHGLAFIPWFPVAAGKLAQPGGKLDAAAKKNGATVSQLSLAWLLHRSPVMLPIPGTSSVQHLEENVAAANVKLSDAEWAEIEAAAR
- a CDS encoding acyloxyacyl hydrolase; this translates as MKLSILFLACLMQPALSMGQNSMVLPSSAVTRVYQPAQPADFNTNIYYRNKLELSFETGVLPINIPFVFDVFEGDNYTQKPLHYTLVPIFPSLRWHMGSIRGPGILRGNTDLTASLSITAIPRGPETHYEAFDLGVRRNFVYRNRRTAPYFEYRMGAGFINAKEPHGVQWAQGQDFTFTLMLGSGVRYNFSPRYSMAFGPTYMHVSNLYMSEPKYLDNGINVWGGIIGFNMRLGRPKAESVQ
- the rpmH gene encoding 50S ribosomal protein L34, which codes for MPKRTFQPNRRHRAKTHGFLTRMKTKAGAAVLSRRRAKGRHKIAVSAGFRD
- the rnpA gene encoding ribonuclease P protein component codes for the protein MQPHSLPASGPIQAKAATTFRLRKHADYQRVYKASRKQFSKQMSYFFSLRPPLGPDGRPLRNAEADTPRVGLTVGKVMGKAVDRNRIKRRMREAVRKNLAALNAPVDVILHPRRSVIDLEFAALDREVANVFRAIQKAIQKQGEGSTPIPADQKL